One part of the Mycolicibacterium aromaticivorans JS19b1 = JCM 16368 genome encodes these proteins:
- a CDS encoding alpha-hydroxy-acid oxidizing protein produces the protein MTQPYGNYQIEIYFQGLTGTVPSLPISFDELEARAAQALPSSVWSYVAGGAGDERTQRVNVSAFEQWGLMPRMLVGATERDLSVELWGRRWPAPVFMAPIGVIGLCTHDHHGDLAAARAAARTGVPMCVSTLTMDPLEDVAAEFGDTPGLFQLYTPTDREMAASFVRRAEAAGYTGIVVTLDTWVPGWRPRDLSTANFPQLRGMCLSNYISDPVFRAKVDADIDADPRNAVLAWVSNFGNSLTWDDLPWLRSLTSLPLILKGICHPDDARRAIDAGVDGIYCSNHGGRQANGGVPAIDCLPDVVAAAGDVPVLFDSGIRTGADVVKALALGAKAVGIGRPYAYGAALAGTDGIVHVLRSLLAETDLIMAIDGYPTLGDLTPAALRAVRQ, from the coding sequence ATGACCCAGCCGTACGGCAACTACCAGATCGAGATCTACTTCCAGGGTCTGACCGGTACGGTGCCCAGCCTGCCGATATCGTTCGACGAGTTGGAAGCTCGTGCCGCCCAAGCCCTTCCGTCGTCGGTATGGTCCTACGTCGCCGGCGGTGCCGGTGATGAGCGCACCCAACGGGTGAATGTCAGCGCCTTCGAACAGTGGGGCCTCATGCCGCGTATGCTGGTCGGCGCCACCGAGCGCGACCTGTCGGTCGAACTGTGGGGACGGCGCTGGCCCGCCCCGGTGTTCATGGCGCCGATTGGGGTCATCGGGCTGTGCACCCACGACCACCACGGCGACCTCGCCGCCGCGCGGGCTGCCGCCCGCACCGGGGTGCCGATGTGTGTGTCTACGCTGACGATGGATCCGCTGGAGGACGTCGCTGCCGAATTCGGTGACACGCCAGGGCTTTTCCAGCTGTACACGCCGACTGATCGCGAGATGGCGGCGAGTTTCGTACGCCGCGCCGAAGCCGCCGGTTACACCGGAATCGTGGTCACACTGGACACCTGGGTACCCGGCTGGCGGCCGCGCGATCTTTCCACCGCCAACTTCCCCCAGCTGCGCGGTATGTGCCTGTCCAACTACATCAGCGACCCGGTCTTCCGCGCCAAGGTCGACGCCGACATCGACGCCGACCCCCGCAACGCCGTGCTGGCCTGGGTCAGTAACTTCGGAAACTCACTGACATGGGACGACTTGCCCTGGCTTCGATCGTTGACGTCACTGCCGCTGATCCTCAAGGGCATCTGCCATCCCGATGACGCCCGGCGCGCGATCGACGCCGGTGTCGACGGCATCTACTGTTCCAATCACGGCGGTCGGCAAGCCAACGGCGGTGTGCCGGCCATCGACTGCCTTCCCGACGTCGTGGCGGCGGCTGGTGACGTACCGGTGCTCTTCGACTCCGGGATCCGTACAGGCGCCGACGTCGTCAAAGCTCTGGCCCTGGGCGCCAAGGCCGTTGGCATCGGTCGCCCCTACGCCTACGGGGCGGCGCTGGCCGGCACCGACGGGATCGTGCACGTGCTGCGCTCGCTGCTGGCGGAGACCGATCTGATCATGGCCATCGACGGCTACCCGACGCTGGGGGACCTGACGCCCGCCGCGTTGCGGGCCGTGCGACAGTAA
- a CDS encoding pyridoxamine 5'-phosphate oxidase family protein: MPQPSTSVSRLPEKQNTERSRLDELLDVTPLATVALVRDGHPVIFPIGFARIGDELVIHGSTGSPWLRQLADGAAAAVSVTALDGVLVARSGFESSFQFRSATLFGTFDTIEESDKIRYLETLTDTFIPGRVAELRASSRKELAATLALRMEITDDNWSLKIGDGWPEDSEEDVAAGAWAGVVPLTTVYGEPRRAPDCDPATPVPPSVRAMSGELSNRRGRQFR; this comes from the coding sequence ATGCCGCAACCGTCGACCAGCGTCAGCCGCCTACCGGAGAAGCAGAACACCGAACGTTCGCGACTCGACGAGCTTCTCGATGTCACTCCGCTGGCGACCGTCGCGTTGGTCCGGGACGGACACCCGGTGATATTCCCGATCGGCTTCGCCCGGATCGGCGATGAACTCGTGATCCACGGATCGACCGGCTCGCCTTGGTTGCGTCAGCTCGCCGACGGCGCAGCCGCTGCGGTATCGGTCACCGCTCTCGACGGAGTCCTGGTGGCGCGCAGCGGGTTTGAGTCGTCCTTCCAATTCCGCAGCGCCACGCTGTTCGGAACCTTCGACACGATCGAGGAATCCGACAAGATCCGCTACCTCGAGACGCTGACCGACACTTTCATCCCGGGCCGGGTTGCGGAGCTGCGCGCGAGTTCGCGCAAGGAACTGGCCGCCACCTTGGCGCTTCGGATGGAGATCACCGATGACAACTGGTCGCTGAAGATCGGCGACGGGTGGCCCGAGGACAGCGAGGAGGACGTTGCCGCCGGGGCATGGGCCGGCGTGGTCCCGTTGACGACTGTCTACGGCGAACCCCGCCGTGCGCCGGACTGTGATCCCGCGACGCCGGTGCCACCGTCGGTCAGGGCGATGTCTGGTGAGCTGTCGAACCGGCGGGGGCGGCAGTTCCGGTAG
- a CDS encoding MFS transporter, with translation MSQPPTSAETDSLSRRQIVLLVAALVFSLMSFSLNATMLAPAVRDINDTLGPGAFVAMSTPFYLAGALANVVLIRWSDYIGRKRVLIGIVVVMCIGTALCLSTSLPIVVVGRFLQGTSNITYGLAFLVLRARLSGGTFGVCCGVMASINGGVAGGDAFLAGIMTDAFGYRSIFALILVVGLIAVAFVWKWVPADEVARAEGRMDWVGAVFIGLTVGGITMFLSNGGHQGWASAPALIWLTAAVAGFLALVVVDRRVAHPLIALKHMRSREAWPLLVVTILVMGSFMVVLGFIVPAMAEDLDSGFGLNATTTALLFLTPGAVVQVITAPFIGRLAVRIGFVTVLRAGIVATIVVVALTAVFADHKYVVAALMVVFGFTCTAVILTPLSSLGVLQASDEAPGALPGIANASYGIGFTLGFAWAGPIVGSGTNFTFQHAFWIAVGIGVVALVFSLILRPKPLTTGTAAPAGSTAHQTSP, from the coding sequence GTGAGCCAGCCACCCACCTCCGCCGAGACGGATTCCCTCTCTCGCAGGCAGATCGTCCTGTTGGTGGCCGCTCTGGTCTTCTCGCTGATGTCGTTCTCGCTGAACGCCACCATGCTGGCGCCCGCCGTCCGCGACATCAACGACACCTTGGGTCCCGGTGCGTTCGTGGCGATGTCGACGCCGTTCTATCTGGCCGGGGCACTCGCCAACGTCGTGCTGATCCGCTGGAGTGACTACATCGGACGCAAGCGCGTCCTGATCGGCATCGTGGTCGTGATGTGCATCGGCACCGCGCTGTGCCTGAGCACCTCGCTCCCCATCGTGGTGGTCGGCAGATTCCTGCAGGGCACTTCCAACATCACCTACGGTCTCGCCTTCCTGGTTCTTCGAGCACGCTTGTCCGGCGGGACATTTGGCGTGTGCTGCGGGGTGATGGCATCGATCAACGGCGGGGTGGCCGGCGGCGACGCGTTCCTGGCCGGCATCATGACCGACGCGTTCGGTTACCGTTCGATCTTCGCCCTGATCCTCGTGGTCGGCCTGATCGCCGTCGCCTTCGTATGGAAATGGGTTCCGGCCGACGAGGTCGCCCGCGCGGAGGGCCGGATGGACTGGGTCGGTGCCGTATTCATCGGGCTGACCGTCGGCGGGATCACCATGTTCTTGTCCAACGGCGGGCACCAGGGGTGGGCGTCGGCGCCCGCACTGATCTGGCTGACGGCCGCCGTTGCAGGTTTCCTCGCCTTGGTCGTTGTCGACAGGCGGGTGGCACATCCCCTCATCGCGCTCAAGCACATGCGTTCCCGCGAAGCCTGGCCGCTGCTTGTCGTCACCATTCTGGTGATGGGATCGTTCATGGTGGTGCTCGGCTTCATCGTGCCCGCGATGGCCGAAGACCTGGACTCCGGCTTCGGCCTCAACGCGACGACCACCGCGCTACTGTTCCTGACCCCCGGTGCGGTCGTGCAGGTCATCACCGCACCGTTCATCGGACGGTTGGCGGTTCGCATCGGATTCGTCACCGTTCTGCGGGCCGGGATCGTGGCCACGATCGTCGTGGTCGCGCTGACAGCGGTGTTCGCCGACCACAAATACGTAGTCGCGGCGCTGATGGTGGTCTTCGGATTCACCTGCACCGCAGTCATACTCACACCGCTGAGCTCACTGGGCGTGCTGCAGGCATCCGACGAGGCACCCGGGGCGCTACCCGGCATCGCCAATGCCAGCTACGGCATCGGCTTCACACTGGGCTTCGCCTGGGCCGGGCCGATCGTCGGCTCGGGCACGAATTTCACGTTCCAGCACGCGTTTTGGATTGCCGTAGGAATCGGCGTCGTGGCACTGGTGTTCAGTCTGATCCTGCGGCCGAAACCGCTTACTACCGGAACTGCCGCCCCCGCCGGTTCGACAGCTCACCAGACATCGCCCTGA
- a CDS encoding flavin monoamine oxidase family protein gives MRGVGRRGFLLGCGALAAAPLLPGCGGTSGKDREHVVVVGAGFAGLAAARKLADAGLRVTVLEARDRIGGRTLTDTSLGVPIDVGASWIHGTESNPLTTLAHDVGAKTVPTDFEDFVLLDDHRLVDRKAAAASAEDWRRIARELDDRSGDAAAKESVADGLIGIANLDDPLVAWNVTSRIAGEYAADPAQMSLRWLGSEEQFKGPDVILPGGYTQLSQSLAKGLDIRQRTEVKLIAHGNDQVRIETSQGAVTADRVVVTVPLGVLKAGTIAFDPLLPDAKHNAIQRLGFGLLNKVVVAFDAPFWPESTPMIGLVGDNQPVTDLVNGLVFAGRPLLVGLRGGQAAWSRESMSDSDAVSELITAIDAPKPTGSIVTKWGTDRYARGSYSFIAVGSSPDDMRALGEPVGERLMFAGEATNPEWFGTVHGAYLSGLREADRVLA, from the coding sequence ATGCGTGGGGTCGGGCGCCGCGGGTTTCTGTTGGGTTGCGGCGCGCTCGCCGCCGCACCGCTGTTGCCAGGGTGCGGTGGGACGAGCGGTAAAGACCGCGAACATGTCGTGGTCGTCGGTGCCGGATTCGCCGGACTCGCCGCGGCGCGGAAGCTGGCCGATGCCGGTCTGCGGGTGACGGTACTGGAAGCGCGGGACCGAATCGGCGGCCGCACGCTGACCGACACCTCGCTCGGGGTGCCGATCGACGTCGGCGCCTCGTGGATCCACGGCACCGAGAGCAATCCCCTCACCACGCTGGCCCACGATGTCGGGGCCAAGACGGTACCGACCGATTTCGAGGACTTCGTCCTGCTCGACGATCACCGGCTCGTCGACAGGAAGGCCGCCGCGGCGTCCGCGGAGGACTGGCGCCGGATCGCCCGCGAACTCGACGATCGCAGCGGTGACGCCGCGGCCAAAGAGTCGGTGGCCGACGGGCTGATCGGTATCGCGAACCTCGACGATCCGTTGGTCGCGTGGAACGTCACCTCCCGCATCGCGGGCGAGTACGCGGCCGACCCGGCTCAGATGTCCCTGCGTTGGCTCGGCAGCGAAGAGCAGTTCAAGGGTCCCGACGTCATCCTCCCCGGCGGCTACACCCAGTTGTCGCAGAGCCTTGCCAAGGGGCTCGACATCCGCCAGCGGACCGAGGTCAAGCTGATCGCGCACGGCAACGACCAGGTTCGCATCGAGACCTCGCAGGGCGCCGTCACCGCCGATCGGGTCGTCGTGACCGTTCCGCTCGGAGTTCTCAAGGCCGGAACCATTGCCTTCGACCCGCTGCTGCCCGACGCCAAGCACAACGCCATCCAGCGGCTCGGATTCGGGCTGTTGAACAAGGTGGTCGTGGCGTTCGACGCGCCGTTCTGGCCGGAATCCACACCAATGATCGGCCTCGTGGGTGACAACCAGCCCGTCACCGATCTGGTCAACGGACTCGTCTTCGCCGGCAGACCACTGCTGGTGGGATTGCGCGGCGGGCAGGCAGCATGGTCGCGTGAGTCGATGTCGGACTCCGATGCGGTGAGCGAACTGATCACCGCGATCGACGCTCCCAAGCCCACCGGGTCCATCGTGACGAAGTGGGGAACCGACCGATATGCCCGCGGCTCGTACAGCTTCATCGCCGTCGGGTCGAGCCCGGACGACATGCGCGCGCTCGGCGAGCCCGTCGGCGAGCGGCTGATGTTCGCGGGCGAAGCCACCAATCCCGAGTGGTTCGGCACGGTCCACGGCGCCTACCTGAGCGGTCTGCGGGAAGCCGACCGCGTCCTGGCATGA
- a CDS encoding ion transporter encodes MQPTTAPEPLTPKPVPTVVAVCRRLVGNPVFETLIVIVILINAAMLGAETFPTVSDGLDHAFDVGYNVILAIYVVELLIRFTAAGWSPREFVKTPWNVFDFIVIAASFIPGLRATAMLLRLVRLARIVRIVRFLPDLHIAFGAIARSIPGVASLAAATAVLIYIYGMLGWLFFGNYSPEHFGNLGRGMMTMYVMLTLENLPENVDMGLKVSPWSVLFFISYTVILSFLVFNLFIGIVLNSMEEARAADRKKHESDDLLERLRLARRALEDAEKELQRAHRDDGKPRL; translated from the coding sequence GTGCAACCCACCACAGCGCCCGAACCGCTGACCCCCAAGCCTGTTCCCACTGTCGTGGCAGTGTGCCGACGGCTGGTCGGTAATCCGGTCTTCGAAACCCTGATCGTGATCGTGATCTTGATCAACGCGGCCATGCTGGGGGCGGAAACCTTCCCTACGGTGTCCGACGGACTCGATCACGCCTTCGACGTGGGCTACAACGTCATCCTCGCGATCTATGTCGTCGAACTGCTGATTCGATTTACGGCGGCGGGTTGGAGCCCCCGCGAGTTCGTCAAGACCCCGTGGAACGTCTTCGACTTCATCGTGATCGCGGCGTCATTCATTCCCGGCCTGCGGGCGACCGCGATGCTGCTGCGCCTGGTTCGCCTGGCGCGGATCGTGCGGATCGTGCGGTTCCTACCCGACCTGCATATCGCATTCGGCGCGATCGCCCGAAGCATTCCTGGGGTGGCGTCACTCGCGGCGGCCACCGCGGTGCTCATCTACATCTACGGAATGCTCGGCTGGCTGTTCTTCGGCAATTACTCTCCCGAGCATTTCGGGAACCTGGGCCGGGGAATGATGACGATGTACGTGATGCTGACGCTGGAGAACCTGCCCGAAAACGTGGATATGGGGCTCAAAGTGTCGCCCTGGTCGGTGCTGTTCTTCATCAGTTACACCGTCATCCTCAGCTTCCTGGTGTTCAACCTGTTCATCGGCATCGTGCTGAACTCGATGGAGGAGGCGCGGGCGGCGGACCGGAAAAAGCACGAGAGTGACGACCTCCTCGAGCGGCTGCGCCTGGCCCGCCGGGCGCTCGAGGACGCCGAGAAGGAGCTGCAGCGGGCCCATCGGGATGACGGGAAACCTCGTCTGTGA
- a CDS encoding hemophore-related protein, translating into MGSLIAVFPFAAVASASADPIMDALANTTCTYAQVTAALNAEAPALGKQLTARPDMQANIQQFLAMSTDQRQQALARQQAGNPQLNALIFAQIGPQITQVANTCMNY; encoded by the coding sequence GTGGGAAGTCTGATCGCAGTATTTCCGTTCGCGGCGGTGGCATCGGCCTCCGCCGATCCGATCATGGATGCGCTGGCTAACACCACGTGTACCTACGCACAGGTGACGGCAGCCCTCAATGCAGAGGCCCCAGCGCTGGGCAAACAGCTCACCGCGCGGCCGGATATGCAGGCGAATATTCAGCAGTTCCTCGCCATGTCCACCGACCAGCGTCAGCAGGCACTGGCGCGGCAGCAAGCAGGGAACCCACAGTTGAATGCGTTGATCTTCGCGCAGATCGGTCCACAGATTACGCAGGTCGCGAACACCTGCATGAATTACTGA
- a CDS encoding PfaD family polyunsaturated fatty acid/polyketide biosynthesis protein — MQATLANSHPTNGASPALLDGSDVNEALAAIRRPVAVVASAHGPRPVVLDGAGVLTPELMRHDVLAVLPPIYPEWLGDRSFTATHGVRFPYVVGEMARGIATPQMTVEGVRAGVMAFYGSAGLDLATVEAGLREIQAALGPNASGWGANLIHNVQSDGVELATVDLFHRMGVRYVSASAFMRLTPAVVLYAAKGLHRDAHGQIVRSGHIFAKVSRDEVARQFLSPAPEAMLTALVAEGRLTADEAALASGIPLAEDITAEADSGGHTDNRALTVLLPRLISLRDEIVATYRYSVLPRVGAAGGLGTPAAVAAAFAAGAAYVLTGSVNQSAMESGLSPDARALLAMAESTDVAMAPAADMFEMGVTVQVLKRGTMFAQRGHRLADFYRRYSSLEEAPADELANLEKTVLGRSVADIWADTEAFFANSDPRQVERAAADPKHRMALVFRWYLFTGSQWARDGNTARRGDYQIWCGPAMGAFNQWVRGSFLEPVEARTVRQIALNLLEGAATVTRAGQLRAAGVAMPAASFDFRPRPLG; from the coding sequence ATGCAGGCGACGTTGGCTAACTCTCATCCGACCAATGGCGCCTCTCCGGCGTTGCTCGATGGGTCGGACGTCAACGAGGCACTCGCCGCAATCCGCAGGCCGGTCGCAGTCGTGGCTTCGGCACATGGTCCACGCCCCGTGGTTCTCGACGGCGCCGGAGTGCTGACCCCGGAGCTCATGCGTCACGACGTCCTCGCGGTCCTGCCGCCCATCTATCCCGAATGGCTCGGTGACCGTAGTTTCACCGCGACGCACGGAGTGCGATTTCCCTATGTCGTCGGCGAGATGGCCCGCGGTATCGCGACACCCCAGATGACCGTCGAGGGTGTGCGCGCCGGGGTGATGGCTTTCTACGGAAGCGCCGGCCTGGATTTGGCCACCGTGGAAGCAGGCCTGCGGGAAATTCAGGCCGCGCTGGGTCCGAACGCCAGCGGGTGGGGCGCCAACCTGATCCACAACGTCCAGAGCGACGGCGTCGAACTCGCCACGGTGGACCTGTTCCACCGAATGGGTGTCCGCTACGTCTCCGCGTCGGCGTTCATGCGTCTGACGCCCGCCGTCGTCCTATATGCGGCGAAGGGTCTGCACCGCGACGCACACGGACAGATCGTGCGGTCCGGGCACATCTTCGCCAAGGTGTCCCGCGACGAGGTGGCCCGGCAGTTCCTGTCGCCCGCTCCGGAAGCGATGTTGACCGCACTGGTCGCCGAGGGTCGCCTCACGGCGGACGAGGCCGCGCTGGCCAGCGGCATCCCGCTCGCGGAGGACATCACCGCCGAAGCGGACTCGGGTGGCCACACCGACAACCGCGCGCTGACTGTGCTTCTCCCGCGGTTGATCAGCCTGCGTGACGAGATCGTGGCCACCTATCGCTACTCGGTTCTGCCGCGGGTCGGTGCCGCGGGGGGACTGGGAACACCTGCGGCGGTCGCCGCTGCGTTCGCTGCCGGAGCCGCCTACGTGCTGACCGGCTCGGTCAACCAATCTGCGATGGAAAGCGGTCTCTCGCCGGACGCGCGTGCGTTGTTGGCGATGGCCGAATCGACCGATGTCGCGATGGCACCGGCCGCGGACATGTTCGAGATGGGCGTGACGGTGCAGGTTCTCAAGCGCGGCACCATGTTCGCTCAGCGCGGCCACCGGCTGGCCGACTTCTACCGTCGCTACTCCTCGCTCGAGGAGGCCCCAGCCGACGAACTCGCGAATCTCGAAAAGACGGTCCTCGGCCGCAGCGTCGCCGACATCTGGGCGGACACCGAGGCGTTCTTCGCCAACAGTGACCCGCGGCAGGTGGAACGCGCGGCGGCGGATCCGAAACATCGCATGGCGCTGGTGTTCCGGTGGTACCTCTTCACGGGTTCGCAGTGGGCGCGCGACGGCAACACCGCCCGCCGCGGCGATTATCAGATCTGGTGTGGGCCCGCGATGGGGGCCTTCAACCAATGGGTTCGGGGGAGTTTCCTCGAGCCAGTGGAAGCGCGGACGGTTCGCCAGATCGCGCTCAACCTGCTCGAAGGAGCTGCGACTGTGACCCGTGCCGGCCAGTTACGTGCAGCGGGCGTCGCAATGCCCGCTGCCTCCTTCGATTTCCGTCCACGTCCTCTCGGATAA